In Hippoglossus hippoglossus isolate fHipHip1 chromosome 11, fHipHip1.pri, whole genome shotgun sequence, the sequence TAGCGCAGGAATTGGGGAGTCCCATATGAAAATGTAAGTGGGGTTTTATTTGTGCACATTACGCCACAATTGGTCTCCTTAATGTCCGCCTCATTCATGCCACGGAGTGATTTATGAGCTCCTGAAGGCAAACATGGCTCCGGTATTCGCCTGCAACATGCACACAATGTTAAGAGCCCTGTCATGCTTAAGATCCGGGCTGGCGTTATATGCACTTTTTTTAATTCCTAAAGTTTGAGGGTGAACACAGAAATAATTTGTATCAGTTTCCTTATAAACGGCCTAAAGTTTACTTGactgttctaaaaaaaaaaatttgaaaaaatctTTTCAAAAGTAATTTCACTCAATTATTAGCATCTATAATTTACCAATTAACAGTTAATTTGCAGATATTTTATAGTAATTGTACtgataatcaattaaaaaagtTCACCTCCAAAGtttcaaataagaaaatatactCTTTGTGGTTCTTTCATGAAGAGGCAGGGTATTCTATCTATCACTTAACAAAATTAATATAACTGGAAATTAAATTATACAATAAAAGTACAATTCAGACGAGTGTGTGCCTTCACTACTCAGTGCGGGGCCAGACTATTTATATTCATTGCCAACCTGTTGTTAGAATTTGCATATCGTCTCTATCTTCCTGTGCCctacttctttttattttgcatattattattcttttttctaCATGAATAATTCAAATAGTCGGCAAGTATCCAGCCtgtaaatagaaaaagaaatgactcaaaacaccagagagagaaaaggatcGTAGCAAGTTAATTGTATTCTAACAAAAATATCCAAGACGTTGGAAgctatacaaaaataaaaatgagcaGGTTCCATAGGCctaatattgtaatattattcACATACACTCATAATTTCCATTCCAAGAGATCATTTTGATATGGTAATTACAAGCCACATTGGAGTAGAGCTACTTCAGTGATTCAATTTCATCCTTACCTTGAATTAATCGCCAGTCAAATATCAACAGAATAAATGTGCCGCATATACAAATAACATCAGAGTTTATACCATCGTAGCCTGATATTTAATGTCccaagagaaaaaggaaaattaaagtTATTGTGATTGGTTTAATAGTTTAGATGCTGCAGGTCGATTGTAGTTAGGGACTCCGAGAAAAAATAGAAGCTGTCCGTTGAAATGTCCACGGGGCTGTCCAGAGACTCTGACAGGCTCGGCGAGGCCGCGTCGGAGAGCTGCAGGCAGGAATCCGAGGAGAAAGGCTGAAAGTCGTGTATAGAAACATCCAGGGCCGGGGGACTGTCGCCATTGTCCGGGCCAGATGCAGAGCCGGGGCCCATTGTTGACATACAGCCCGGAACAGTGGGTGACGGGTTGGGAAAATGTTTCAGATTTTTGTCATTGCTGTTCAGCGACGCAGTAGCAAAGCCCATGGACTCTCCATTGTGGAGCTGTTGCGCGGAGCCGAGGGAGTTGTTCTGAAAGGAGCAGGTATCTCTCTCCAGCAGGGCCCCGCTCCGCTCGTACAGGGGggcctcgtcctcctcgtcgcTGTGGATGCCATCCTCGGCTCCCGGCCCTTTCCCCTCCCCGTTGTGGTTCTCCTTGCTCTGGGTCTGCCGCTTGTGCTTCATGCGCCGGTTCTGGAACCAGACTTTAACCTGCCTCTCGGTCAGGTCCAGCAGCGCCGCTATCTCCACCCTCCTCGGCCGGCAAAGATACTTGTTGAAGTGgaactccttctccagctccagcagctgggTGTTGGTGTACGCCGTCCTCAGCCGACGAgagccccctcctcccccgGCGCTCTCCACGATCTCAGGCGAGCCTGGAAAACAAGCACCATGATAGCGAGGGATTAATACGCAGGGCACAACAGTTGCATAACCCCCGCCAGCGGCCGTGAATCTAGCACCGAGGCTGTCTGAAAccacgagagagagagtgtggctCATGCACTATGTGCTGCAGCAAAATGGCCGCTGGAGCTACTGACCCAATCTCATAAACCTGTTCACCCTTTATCTAAAAATCACCCCTGCGTAGAGATACCCATCAGATAGTTTTACGCATAAAATATGTTCAGCGTGAAGCAAACACGGTGCGATATAAAAGCAGTGAGGTCCAGGCTGGTGTGGGATACTAATGAATGCTCCAGCTGCCCTCCTCGGCAACGGCACTCCATCACTCTTCATTACTGTCACACATCAAAACTCTGCTACGACTCTGGGAATAAATCATCTTGCATCATCCAAACTTTAcccaaaactttttttctccattcatACACAATTCCACAACGGCCATAAATCTTTCAAAACGGAACGATTCTAGCtgcatttgttgttgtgttttttaaggaaGGGCCTAGGGGCTAAACAAATGTAGCAACAGATATTAAATAGGAGTTGTGCAGAAAAGTGCTGCAGAAATCACCCACCTTTTGGGGAAAAGCACACGGGTCCATTGGAAAGGGTTGTCGCGGTGGAGGTGGGCAGGTGGTTCCTCTTGGAGGCTTTCTTCTCCCGCATCCAGGGGTACTCCGGGGGTAAGGAGGCGGTGGGCAGCTGGCTGCATCCGTCGGGGCTGTGTCTGGGCCGGCCGTGCCGCGGATGGCTGCCCGGGTTCAGGCTGGGAATGGTCTGCTCAAAGGGAGGAGGAATCAGTGTCGGGCGTGAAAGCGTCGAGCTCTTGATTGATGAACTTTGAAATGAATCAGCGACAGGGGGGAAAGATGTCAGGCACTCAGCAAGCGACGGCTGACTATTGATAAAACCGCTCTCTCGCTCGAATTCGTAATTCATCTCCGCTCCCTGAGAGCCGAGGAAAGTTTGCACGcgtatttttataaatgttgcGGCTCAGCGAGGACGCGGAagaaaaaatcattaaaaaatctcgtggtggttttttttttctatatcaCTGATTACGGCCGTATGGGGACCGAGCTACTATTAAACTATTGAATTCATGGAGACAAGGTTGAAATTGGACCGAATTGCCTGTCACATGATTACCTCTGCCCAATGACAATTTGGGGTTTAATCAAAAGAAGCCAGTGTCTGCCTGATTGATCCAAAAACTCGGATGAAGAACGCCTCGCTCAGCTGGGAGAcgactgtttttatttacatctttGTCCGCTCAGTTtatcctcctctctgcccctcCAGTCCAGTCCACTAAGcgacaaaatgtgtgtttttaagaatGGCTGACGCTCACTATTACAGGGAAGGAGCCCAGCCTAGGGTGCGCGGATTCGTGCACTCCTCTTTCTCGTATTGTTTGAGGATGTCAGTGGAGAACGCCcccaccacactcacacacactcacagacacagacacacacagacacactaacacacacacacacacacacacacatttcacgcCAGTAGCTATTCATATAGGCAAGAGGCAGGCTCCAGAGGTGAAAAAGcaacaaaccccaaaaaactgaTATTGAGACTTCTCGACAGAAACAAACCCCAAACAATCCAGCCTCGCTAAGTGAGTGTGGTCTCCACAATAGCTGTGATTCTTTAGAGGTGCATAATAATGAAATATGCTGCGCATC encodes:
- the LOC117770177 gene encoding homeobox protein Hox-A2a isoform X2 translates to MREKKASKRNHLPTSTATTLSNGPVCFSPKGSPEIVESAGGGGGSRRLRTAYTNTQLLELEKEFHFNKYLCRPRRVEIAALLDLTERQVKVWFQNRRMKHKRQTQSKENHNGEGKGPGAEDGIHSDEEDEAPLYERSGALLERDTCSFQNNSLGSAQQLHNGESMGFATASLNSNDKNLKHFPNPSPTVPGCMSTMGPGSASGPDNGDSPPALDVSIHDFQPFSSDSCLQLSDAASPSLSESLDSPVDISTDSFYFFSESLTTIDLQHLNY
- the LOC117770177 gene encoding homeobox protein Hox-A2a isoform X1, whose amino-acid sequence is MNYEFERESGFINSQPSLAECLTSFPPVADSFQSSSIKSSTLSRPTLIPPPFEQTIPSLNPGSHPRHGRPRHSPDGCSQLPTASLPPEYPWMREKKASKRNHLPTSTATTLSNGPVCFSPKGSPEIVESAGGGGGSRRLRTAYTNTQLLELEKEFHFNKYLCRPRRVEIAALLDLTERQVKVWFQNRRMKHKRQTQSKENHNGEGKGPGAEDGIHSDEEDEAPLYERSGALLERDTCSFQNNSLGSAQQLHNGESMGFATASLNSNDKNLKHFPNPSPTVPGCMSTMGPGSASGPDNGDSPPALDVSIHDFQPFSSDSCLQLSDAASPSLSESLDSPVDISTDSFYFFSESLTTIDLQHLNY